DNA from Armatimonadota bacterium:
GATGTGAACGGAGTTGACACGAGCAACGACGGCTGGCTCCTCCGGCCCGGGGGCATTCGGTTCGACATCGACTCGTTCTCAAGGCAAATCGACTGGTCACGTGTACGAAGCATAGAGTTCACGGAAAACATGAACCACAGTACGAATCCGCAAGTGTACTCCGTGACCCACATTTATGCAGTGCCCGAGCCTTCCCTCGCATGCCTTGGGGCGCTGCTTCCCGTACTTCTCAGGAGGAGGACGGGCAGCGCCTCGCGCCCTTAAGGGAGTCGCCCAGAAGGTTGGTTGTCTGCAAGAACGACCCAATGCGGATCGTCAGACTCGTCGACGTAGAACAGGAACTCCGAGTACCGGTCCGCCGCGTCGATCACAGACAGGTTCGAGCCGCCTACCTTGACGAGGATCGTGTCCCCGTCGAAGTTGAACACCCGGACGGAGGATCCGCGAGGAACTTTCGTCACATCGGTCGAAAGCGTGATCGTGAGCTCGTCGAAGTCGGTGCAGAGGATGTTCCTTGCGTTGCCGCCGATCCAAGTGAAGTCGTCGTTCTGCACCTCGAAACGCTCGGGCTGGACGACGTTGTACCAAACAGGGTCGACGAAACCCATGACGGCGGGTGGCCCGACCACAGGCGTGTGCGAAGCGCCTAAGGGGTAGAAAGCCCGGATGGCGGAACGGGCGAGGAGGCGCGTCTTCAACGATCCCGGCCACGCGCACGAGCTCACCTTTTCGACCTACCGCCGCAAGCGCCTGCTTGAAGACGAGACCGTCTGCCGCGCCTTCCTCTCCGCCCTCGACGCCGCCCGGAAGGAGCACGCCTTCCAGGTCTGGGCGTACGTGCTCATGCCCGACCACGTCCACCTGCTCCTCTTCCCGACCGGGCTGGAGGATTCGATGGCGGGGATCAGGCAAGCCGTGAAGCAACCCGTAGCCAAGTTCGGCCTGGCGACGATGAGGGAGCTCGCCGACCCTCGCCTTCAGCAGCTCCACGACGGCCGCAGACCGCGCTTCTGGCAGCCCGGCGGCGGCTACGACCGGAACATGCACTCGTCGAAGGCGTGCCGGAAGAGCATCGGCTACATCCACGACAACCCCGTCGTCGCGGGTCTTTGCGCGCACCCTTGGGACTGGGAGTTCTCCAGCGCGGCGGCCTATCGGGGCGACGACTGTGACTTCCAGGTGGACTTCCCGACGCTATAAGCGCTCGCGCACACGCCTGTGGGCCGAGATTCCACCGGGCGTGCCGTCTCCCTGCGTAGCCCACAAGCGTGCCACCCAGGAGGAGGTCACCCTGAGTCTTGCCACCCGTCGTATACTCAGGGTATGCATTTTTTGGTGAGAGGATCACTAGTAGCAGTACTATGCGTCGTTGCCGTCTCCGAGTCGGACGCCTTCATCATGATCGACGACCTGACGGGCGGGGACTATACGACCACGATCACGCACGGGGTCGACTTCCATTTCGTCGACGGCCTGGACAAAGCGCACACGGCTTGGGGGAACAGGCAGACGATGCTCGACGTTGTGGCGAACCCTCGGGACACACCCATCACGCTGTCGGTAGGCGGCGGCCAGATGAAGACGACCATTCCGCCGGGCACTGGTGGGATGTCGACACGGCTCAGATTGGACTGGGGGCTGGGGAACCACCCCCTGGACATGGACTTTTCCAAGGAGACGGAGATCTGGGTCGACCTGAAGGTCGAAAACCCGGACGGACGGTTCGCGAGCATTTGGTCCGTTCGGGCGATCAATGCGGACGGTACGAGCGGATCCAATGGAGGTTGGCTTTGGCGCCCTGGAGGCATTAGGTTCAAGCTGAGCGGGTTCAC
Protein-coding regions in this window:
- a CDS encoding transposase; amino-acid sequence: MAERARRRVFNDPGHAHELTFSTYRRKRLLEDETVCRAFLSALDAARKEHAFQVWAYVLMPDHVHLLLFPTGLEDSMAGIRQAVKQPVAKFGLATMRELADPRLQQLHDGRRPRFWQPGGGYDRNMHSSKACRKSIGYIHDNPVVAGLCAHPWDWEFSSAAAYRGDDCDFQVDFPTL